A region from the Ciconia boyciana chromosome 1, ASM3463844v1, whole genome shotgun sequence genome encodes:
- the FGF23 gene encoding fibroblast growth factor 23, with protein MLQTSPYSCLGYTLLVLCSLKATLAFPNSSPLLNPSWGNGDHLMHLYTDTERNSFHLQINADGYVDGVPHQTIYSALMIKSEGAGSVIITGVKSGRYLCMDMKGNIFGSHYFSQEDCVFNHRTLENGYDVYQSPKHNFLVSLGRVKQAFFPGMNPPPYSQFLSRRNEIPLFRFNTPEPHRNTRSADIDPMDPHQILVPQRKISMFGSQLQQQADFPHMPREPMRINQNDVVNPDDPHAMMDARRYASPRFYITR; from the exons ATGCTGCAGACCAGTCCCTACAGCTGCCTGGGGTACACGCTGCTGGTACTCTGTAGCCTGAAGGCTACCCTCGCCTTTCCCAATTCCTCTCCGCTGCTGAATCCCAGCTGGGGGAATGGAGATCACCTGATGCACCTCTACACAGATACAGAGAGGAACAGCTTCCATCTCCAAATCAACGCTGATGGCTACGTTGATGGTGTTCCTCACCAAACCATTTACA GTGCCCTAATGATCAAGTCCGAGGGTGCTGGCTCAGTAATAATCACAGGTGTGAAGAGTGGACGCTACCTATGTATGGacatgaaaggaaatatttttggttcG catTACTTCAGTCAAGAGGACTGCGTGTTCAACCACAGGACACTAGAAAATGGATATGATGTGTACCAGTCTCCCAAACACAACTTCCTGGTTAGCTTAGGCAGAGTTAAACAAGCTTTCTTCCCTGGTATGAATCCACCACCATACTCCCAGTTTTTGTCCAGGAGAAATGAAATCCCTTTGTTTCGATTCAACACACCTGAGCCCCACAGAAATACTAGAAGTGCAGATATCGATCCAATGGATCCTCACCAGATCCTGGTCCCACAGAGAAAGATCTCCATGTTTGGATCTCAGTTGCAGCAGCAAGCAGACTTTCCCCACATGCCCAGAGAACCCATGAGAATCAACCAGAACGACGTGGTCAACCCAGATGACCCACATGCTATGATGGATGCCAGGAGGTATGCAAGTCCTCGCTTTTATATTACAAGATAA